The proteins below are encoded in one region of Sphingobacterium sp. R2:
- a CDS encoding SDR family NAD(P)-dependent oxidoreductase, with protein METNKVWFITGASKGMGLSLVKKLIEKGYRVAATSRKLHALIDAGGNVDMALFLPLEVDLTNEKAIREAVARTVTHFGKIDVLVNNAGYGIGGAVEEIDQQEIKDSFDINVMAVIKTMQSVMPYFRQQRSGNIINISSIAGFAPGIGWAMYAATKYAVTGLSEVMAEDVKEFGVKVTVVAPGAFRTEFLQDSSLVLAQKKIDGYSAVRASHEKYVAMHGTQIGNPELLAQVFIDLAEHPNPPVRLYLGSDAYKRAAEKIKLLSEELESNKPISYSTDFNAMS; from the coding sequence ATGGAGACAAATAAAGTATGGTTTATAACGGGAGCGTCCAAAGGTATGGGGCTGTCGTTGGTCAAAAAACTCATTGAAAAAGGCTATCGCGTAGCAGCGACAAGTCGAAAATTACACGCTTTAATTGACGCAGGGGGGAATGTAGACATGGCGCTTTTTTTACCTCTTGAAGTGGATTTGACAAATGAGAAAGCTATCCGCGAAGCTGTCGCACGTACCGTTACTCACTTTGGGAAAATTGATGTTTTGGTAAATAATGCAGGCTACGGGATAGGGGGGGCGGTTGAAGAAATAGATCAGCAAGAAATCAAAGATAGTTTCGACATTAATGTTATGGCTGTCATCAAAACGATGCAGTCCGTTATGCCTTACTTCAGGCAGCAACGATCGGGCAACATCATTAACATTTCTTCTATTGCGGGGTTTGCCCCGGGAATTGGCTGGGCAATGTATGCTGCTACAAAATATGCGGTAACAGGGCTTTCGGAAGTCATGGCAGAAGATGTAAAGGAGTTTGGCGTGAAGGTGACGGTGGTGGCGCCGGGGGCTTTCCGCACCGAGTTTCTGCAAGATAGTTCGCTTGTTTTGGCCCAAAAGAAAATTGATGGCTACAGCGCGGTGAGGGCCTCCCATGAAAAATATGTCGCAATGCACGGGACACAGATTGGCAATCCCGAACTGCTGGCTCAGGTTTTTATCGATCTGGCAGAGCATCCCAATCCTCCTGTGCGCCTCTACCTAGGAAGCGATGCCTACAAAAGGGCAGCGGAAAAAATCAAGTTACTTTCGGAAGAGCTGGAAAGCAATAAGCCTATTTCTTATTCGACTGATTTTAATGCAATGTCGTAA